DNA from Frateuria edaphi:
CGCAGCGGCTGATGCCCGGCGGCGTCAATTCGCCGGTGCGCGCGTTCAAATCGGTCGGCGGCGAGCCCTTCTTCACCGCGCGCGCCGACGGCGCCTACCTGTGGGACGTGGAAGGCACGCGCTACATCGACTACGTGGGTTCGTGGGGCCCGATGATCGTCGGTCACAACCATGCACACGTACGCGGAGCCGTCGAGCGCGCCGTGCGCGATGGCCTGTCCTTCGGCACGCCTTCCCGAGCCGAGGTGACCATGGCCGAGACGATCACGCGTCTGGTGCCTTCGGTGGAAATGGTGCGCATGGTCAACTCCGGCACGGAGGCGACGATGTCCGCCATCCGGGTGGCGCGTGGCGCGACCGGGCGCAACAAGATCGTGAAGTTCGAAGGCTGCTACCACGGCCATGGCGACAGCTTTCTCGTCAAGGCCGGCTCCGGCGCCCTGACCTTCGGCGTGCCGACCTCGCCGGGCGTGCCCAAGGCAGCCGCCGACCTGACGCTCACCCTGCCCTACAACGACCTGCCGGCGGCCGAGGCCCTGTTCGCCGAACACGGGGCCGACATCGCCGGCCTGATCATCGAACCGGTCGCTGGCAACATGAATTGCATCCCGCCGACGGACGGCTATCTCAGGGGCCTGCGGGAGCTGTGCACGCGCCACGGCGCGCTGCTGATCTTCGACGAGGTGATGACCGGCTTCCGCGTGGCGCTGGGTGGCGCGCAAGCGCATTACGACGTGACGCCGGATCTCACGACTTTCGGCAAGGTGATCGGCGGCGGCATGCCGGTCGGTGCCTACGGCGGGCGGCGCGATCTGATGGAGCAGGTCGCGCCAGCCGGCCCCATCTACCAGGCTGGAACGCTCTCGGGCAATCCGGTGGCCATGGCGGCAGGCTTGGCCATGCTGGAACTGATCCAGGCCCCGGGCTTTTACGACGCGCTGGCCGCACGCACGCGGCTGCTCTGCGACGGCCTGCAGGCGGTGGCAGACGCCGAAGGCGCGCCGTTCACCACCAACCGGGTTGGCGGCATGTTCGGGCTGTTCTTCACGGGCGAGAAGGTGACGAGCTACGCACAGGCCACGGCGGCCGATGCGGCGCTGTTCAACCGCTTCTTCCATGGCATGTTGAAGCGCGGCGTTTACCTGGCGCCGAGCGCGTTCGAGGCGGGATTCCTGTCCAGCGCGCACAGCGAGAAGGACATCGCGGACACGCTGGAAGCCGCCCGGGGCGCGCTGCGCGAGGCCAGGCAACAGGGGTGAGTACAGACATTCGCTGCGTGCTGTTCGATCTCGACGGCGTGCTCGCCGACTACGATCGCGGCAGGCGGGTCGAAACCTTCGCGCGGCATCTCGGGCACCGGGCCGAAGCCGTGCACGCGGCGATCTACGCGTCGGGCATCGAGGATGCCGCCGACGCCGGCCTGCTCGATGCGCCCACCTATCTGTCGGCGCTTGGGCGCGAGCTCGATCGCGACATCGATGCCGAGGCCTGGGTCGATGCGCGTCGAGCGGCAAGCTGCGTCCGACCACCCGTACTTGAACTTGCGGGTCGGCTCCGCGATCAGGGGATCGCGGTGGCCGTGCTGAGCAACAACGGTTTATTGATGGCCGAACGCTGGCCGGTGATCGTGCCGACACTGCTGCCGTTGTTCGAACGCCGGTTCTTCTGTTCGGCCCAGCTGCAGGCGGCGAAACCTTCGCCCGCTGCCTACCTGCGATGCCTCGAGGCGCTGGCCATGCCGCCCGCGGCCACGCTGTTCGTCGACGACAGCGACGCGAATGTCGCCGGCGCCCGCAAGGCCGGGCTGGTCGCGCACCACTTCACGGACCTGCAGCAGTTGCGTTCCGCGCTGGCGAACTGCGGCCTGGCCTGAGGCCGCCTACCAAGTGCCGGTGTTGGGCATCGACGACCACGGCTCCTGCGGCGACAGGTGGCCGTCCTGCAGCAGCTCGATCGAGATCAGGTCGGGGGAGCGGACGAACGCCATGTGCCCGTCGCGCGGCGGGCGATGGATCGTGTAGCCCATGTCCTTCAGACGCTGGCAGGTGGCATAGATGTTCTCCACGCGGAAGGCCAGGTGGCCGAAGTTGCGCGCCGAGCCATAGTCTTCCCGGGAGTCCCAGTTGAAGGTGAGCTCGATCTCCGCCTCGGGGCTGTCCGGCGCGGCAAGGAACACCAGGGTGTATTTGCCCTCGGGAACCTCTTTGCGGCGCGCCTCGCGCAGACCGAGGCCGTCGCAGTAGAAGCGCAGCGACGCGTCGAGGTCACGCACGCGGACCATCGTGTGCAGATACTTCATGGCGTGTCTCCGGCAGGGGTCGCGAGGAAGTCGGTGAATGCCGCGCGCAGGCGCTGCAGGCCTTCCGCCAGTTCCTCGTCGGTGATGGTCAAAGGCGGAAGCAACCGCAGCACGTCGGGCCCGGCCTGCAACAACA
Protein-coding regions in this window:
- the hemL gene encoding glutamate-1-semialdehyde 2,1-aminomutase yields the protein MTTNHELFQRAQRLMPGGVNSPVRAFKSVGGEPFFTARADGAYLWDVEGTRYIDYVGSWGPMIVGHNHAHVRGAVERAVRDGLSFGTPSRAEVTMAETITRLVPSVEMVRMVNSGTEATMSAIRVARGATGRNKIVKFEGCYHGHGDSFLVKAGSGALTFGVPTSPGVPKAAADLTLTLPYNDLPAAEALFAEHGADIAGLIIEPVAGNMNCIPPTDGYLRGLRELCTRHGALLIFDEVMTGFRVALGGAQAHYDVTPDLTTFGKVIGGGMPVGAYGGRRDLMEQVAPAGPIYQAGTLSGNPVAMAAGLAMLELIQAPGFYDALAARTRLLCDGLQAVADAEGAPFTTNRVGGMFGLFFTGEKVTSYAQATAADAALFNRFFHGMLKRGVYLAPSAFEAGFLSSAHSEKDIADTLEAARGALREARQQG
- a CDS encoding VOC family protein; its protein translation is MKYLHTMVRVRDLDASLRFYCDGLGLREARRKEVPEGKYTLVFLAAPDSPEAEIELTFNWDSREDYGSARNFGHLAFRVENIYATCQRLKDMGYTIHRPPRDGHMAFVRSPDLISIELLQDGHLSPQEPWSSMPNTGTW
- a CDS encoding HAD family hydrolase, producing the protein MLFDLDGVLADYDRGRRVETFARHLGHRAEAVHAAIYASGIEDAADAGLLDAPTYLSALGRELDRDIDAEAWVDARRAASCVRPPVLELAGRLRDQGIAVAVLSNNGLLMAERWPVIVPTLLPLFERRFFCSAQLQAAKPSPAAYLRCLEALAMPPAATLFVDDSDANVAGARKAGLVAHHFTDLQQLRSALANCGLA